The Paenibacillus sp. FSL H7-0357 nucleotide sequence TGATTTTACTGTACTCCCTGTACCGGAAGTTGAAGGTTATAAAGGTTTCTACACGATGAAGAAATTTGCAAGTCCTGGTTGGGTCGTCAAGAACAATAAGGATGAGAAGAAGCTGATGGCCACGCTGAAACTGCTCAATAACGTGTATGATAAGAAAAATTGGAAAGATTTATACCTTGGTGTGGAAGGCATGCACTATGAAATGAAAGATGGCATAGCTATAAAACTTCCAGATGACAAGAGCACTCAAGAAAATCTAGTCCTTAATCCATCTACAGGTGTATCAACCCTAGGCATGACATTAGACCTTTTTAATAGTACTGCATCGAAAGACAATAAATGGGCGATTGATCATGTTGTCCGTAATATGCAAGAGGCTCAGAAGTACGCCAAAGACATAGCTGGTGACGGGATGCCAGCCAGTATATATGACGGCTACCCGGATATAAACAATCGTACGCTCTATGCGGAATATGCTGCAAAAATTATCATCGGACAATACCCGCTTAGCAAGTTTGATGAATTTGTGGAGAAATGGAATAAGTCCGGCGGCGAAGAGGTTACTAAGCGGGCCAGAAAATGGTACGAAAAAGTTAAAAAATAAACGGGTTAACGCTAAAAGGCCGCTCGACACGTTACAGTCGGTCGGCCTTTTTGTGTAGAACTTGTAGATTCAAGCTGATACCAAACGTATTAGATATTCCTTTAAATGACCTGGTAGGAACTTAAAAATGCCCGATTGAGCGGGTTTTCACCTGGCTGTATAGTTACATTGTAAGCGAATTCAACAACGAGATATTGGAGGGGAAACATTGAAATCTATTGCTTCTTATCAGATGAAGGTATACTGGCCGCTTTATCTGATGGCGATTCCGGGGATGATATTTCTCATCGTATTTAAATTCATTCCGCTGGCCGGCGCTGTAATCGCCTTCAAGGACTATTCCGTATTTAAGGGATTTATTGATAGTCCTTGGGTAGGGTTTAAGCATTTTGAAACCTTGCTGCAGCATCCTGACTTTCTTAATGTATTTGGCAACACTTTACTGCTGGGACTATTTAAGCTTGCGATTGTTTTTCCGGTTCCAGTTCTGCTGGCGTTAATGATCAATGAAATCCGGAAATCGGCACTGAAGAAAGGAGTCCAGACTGCACTATACATTCCACACTTTTTATCGTGGGTAATCGTGGGAGGTATTCTCTTCGATTTCTTTTCATTAAGCGGGATGTTCAACATTGTCCTTGGATGGTTTGGTGCTGAGCCTGTTCTGGCGATGCAGGAAAGCGCATACTTCAGACCTATTTATGTACTGGCCTCCATATGGAAGGACGCGGGATGGGGAACCGTGGTTTACATGGCTGCAATCAGTGCAATCGATCCTCAGCTTTATGAATCAGCGATGATCGACGGTGCTTCCAGATTCAGACAAATCAGACATATTACATTCCCGATTCTGCTGCCTACCGTGCTTGTGCTGTTCCTGCTCGATATCGGGAATTTCCTGGATCTCGGATTCGATCAGGTATATAACCTGCTGACTCCAATGACCTATAACGTAGGGGATATCTTGGATACTTATGTGTTCCGGACGGGTATTCAGCAAGGGCAGTATAGTTTCGCAACAGCAGTAGGGCTGTTCCAATCGGTAATTGGATTTATCATGGTCTACACGTTTAACAAGTTGTCCAATAAGGTTTCGGATGGGGGGCTCTGGTAACTATGCTTGCATCAAGAGGAGAAAAAGTATTCGTAGGAGTCATTACTGGCTTGCTCATCCTATTCTCAGTCATAGCGTTAATACCGCTTGTGTCCGTGATCTCTACTTCCTTAAGCTCCAAAAGTGCTGTAGATATGAACCTGGTCACCCTGTGGCCGAAGCAATTCACTTTGGACTCTTGGAAGTACATTGTTGACCGTCCTGATTTATGGAAATCATTCTTTTTGACACTCAGCACGACTCTGATTGGTACAGTATTGGCGCTTCTGATGACAGCCTTATTCGCCTATCCGCTGTCGAAGCCGGAATTCCGGTGGGGTTCGGTCATTATGATGGCTGTTGTAGTTGCGATGATTTTCAAGGCGCCTATCGTACCGTATTTCCTGACTGTGCGCGGTATTGGTCTGTATGACAATCCGCTGGTCCTGGTCATACCGCATATTTTGAATCCGTTCAATCTGATCATCATGCGAACCTTCTTCAAGCAATTCTCTAAGGAACTTGAGGAAGCGGCCTTTCTGGAGGGCTGCGGATATTTCCGGATGCTGTTCCAATTTGTGCTTCCGCTGTCCAAGGCTGTACTGGCAACCCTTGCTTTGTTTTATGGTGTGGTGCTATGGAATCAGTTCCAGCATCCGCTGCTCTTCCTGCAGGATACCAACTGGTTCCCGC carries:
- a CDS encoding carbohydrate ABC transporter permease; protein product: MLASRGEKVFVGVITGLLILFSVIALIPLVSVISTSLSSKSAVDMNLVTLWPKQFTLDSWKYIVDRPDLWKSFFLTLSTTLIGTVLALLMTALFAYPLSKPEFRWGSVIMMAVVVAMIFKAPIVPYFLTVRGIGLYDNPLVLVIPHILNPFNLIIMRTFFKQFSKELEEAAFLEGCGYFRMLFQFVLPLSKAVLATLALFYGVVLWNQFQHPLLFLQDTNWFPLQIKIRQFITDDSVIMAGAASTVHLNYNERTLRAATVIFAIVPIIIVYPFLQKYFVKGAMIGSVKG
- a CDS encoding ABC transporter permease, with translation MKSIASYQMKVYWPLYLMAIPGMIFLIVFKFIPLAGAVIAFKDYSVFKGFIDSPWVGFKHFETLLQHPDFLNVFGNTLLLGLFKLAIVFPVPVLLALMINEIRKSALKKGVQTALYIPHFLSWVIVGGILFDFFSLSGMFNIVLGWFGAEPVLAMQESAYFRPIYVLASIWKDAGWGTVVYMAAISAIDPQLYESAMIDGASRFRQIRHITFPILLPTVLVLFLLDIGNFLDLGFDQVYNLLTPMTYNVGDILDTYVFRTGIQQGQYSFATAVGLFQSVIGFIMVYTFNKLSNKVSDGGLW